The stretch of DNA CCTTCGTCTGtccgccctgcgccgccgccgccgagaacAGGCCCTTCTCCTTCACACCCGCGCCCcccgccgggggcgggggccgcCGCACGCTGGACGAGCGCGACGCGCGGGTCCTCCTAGTCGCGGCGCGCCTCGCGCACGACTCCGTCAgccgcgccgcggccgccgcccgcgagTTGGCCGAGCGCCGCGTCGCGGAGGCCGCAGCGGCCCGGAAGCGCTCCCGCGAGATGCTCGACGCCGCGTTCCGCGCGCTGGAGGCGGAGACAAGGGAGGCCAAGATGAGGCCCGCCCCGGCCGCCCAGCTGCCCAAGAAGAAGGCCCCGAAGAGCGCCGAGGCGAACAGAGACAAGGACAGGTTGCTCAAGCTCAACGCCATGCAGCAGCCCGCGCTAGCGTTCGCCGCGGCAGCTGCCGCCGCAGCAGCGGTGAGCTCGATGCCATTGGCCACCGTACCACCGCCCAGGGAGGACAAGAAGCCAGTGAAACAAGAGGCGCAAGGTGAGCCAACACACATTGAATCACTGTGAATGGGAAGCCAATTTGTTACTCTGTTCAATGATTGATGTGAAATTCTTGCAGGTTCtgcaccgccgccaccgccaagAGAGGATCGCCCCGCACTATTTGGGGCCTTGCAATCGTGAGATTGAGGGCACTGTAATCCATTCCTCTTCTTCCGATCCATTTCGTCTCTGTGCAGCTAAGCAATCTGAGGAGAAACTGAAATCTCAGGGTTAGTCATCTTGAAGAGTGCTAGAATCCTCATTTCAGGGTCTTCTCACCGTAAATTCTTTTCTTGTCTTGACATGCTAGATGAGTCTTTTTGCGGCTGGTCTGCATCCAGTATTCTGATTTGTTTGGTGAATGAATGTCGCGCTGAAACCCAACCAGATGTTCAGTTTCTAAATTTTTGTCGTTAATGCCTTTGATTCGTCATTGATGGAGCTAGATTGAGATGACATGAGTGATATGTACTAATTAGACAGATAGTGGGTTTTAGAATGGTGAGCAGATTCTTGCACTTCCACTTCTGTCGCTGGGCTTCATTGTAGATGGACCGAGCGATTGCTTAGTTGGTAGAGGGTGTCACAATCGCCCTGCCCACCCAGTGTTAAGTGGACACCAAAAGTGCTGGAATTGACTGAAAATAAAAGTGTTTGATGTATTTGGGAAATGCAAGTGTATTTTTGTAGACCTCCCAACTTTCAGTACGTACACCACTTGCGAGCTGTCATGTATTACTTCTTTCTAACATGGAGTCATGGACCTTGCAATCTTATATGATCATTTATAATGTACATCAAATTTCTTTCCAGTTACAGCCACCCTTTGATTTGCATAGAACAGGCAACAGTGCTCAGATCCCATGGCTGTAATGAGGCTGTACACATGTATATCTCAATTCTCAAGTTAGATGACAGTCGTTCCTACAAGGTTGCAGAATGTGATTTTTGCAAGTTGATTGCCAATATCGGAAGGAATGCTATGAAACTGGAAAGCATAAGTTATTACAATTGAGATATCCAATTAAACTCCAATGCTGTCTATATCCCAGTACGTCTTACTAAACGCTGAAGTTAGCATCACTCAGACAAGTTTGCCCAGAAATTAGTTGGGGGCAGCAAGTTAAATGAAGAACAAAAATATGCATGCACAATTGTAGTTTCCTTTTGCCATTGTTGAATTAACCAGAGGCTCAGCCAAAATATCTGGACAAGCTGGGATTGACTCAGGCCATACAACATGAGCTTATTAAATAAACGAGAGACGGAAGCAAAATTTGAAGTCAATAAAGTTGCGAAACAACATCAGCTTGACATGTCGTACTCCACTCCTTCCAAAACTTCACCATCAGAGAACCCATTTCAATTTTGTCAAATAATAGCACCTGACACATCAATATGCTACTACCGAAACCAAAATTCTGCACATGTAAAGTTACATATTCCGATGCAGGAAAAACAGGCCAAAAGCAAATCCGGAAGTTCATCTTGACTTTGCCAGTTCAGTGTTATGTATTGTTCATCAGTCTCCTCTGTTGTGTTCATGACATGGTTCATTGCTCTAAGGGTTCATCACTTTAGTGGTTATGCTGCGAATGAAGCAATTGCATCCATCTCTTCTTGGAGCAGGAGTGCATCGATGAATACATCCAGGTTCTCCCCTTCCATGACATCTGCTATGGAGTGGTGAGTGATTCCAACACGATGATCTGTGACACGGCCCTGAGGAAAGTTGTATGTTCTGATTCGCTCAGACCTGTCACCACTTCCAATCTGCTAAGAAGTTAGGCCTTGGGAACCAGTAGTTAACAACTTAAAACGGGAGAGAGAAAAATTTCGATTTTAGATTACCTGCTCTGATCGAAGCTTTGATCGGTCCATGTGGAGTCTTTGCCTTTCGATTTCATACAATCGTGCTCGGAGAACTTTGAGAGCTTTGGCCTTGTTCTAGAGAGAGAGTGAATTATAAATTAGCATATCGGTTTCTTCATAATCGACAGCACTTGCACAAACTCAGTTCAAATATTACAGTTGTGCTAATGACAGCAAGGCTATGAAGAAGTGAGTAGATAGAGATGAAAAATGAATGAAAAGACGTGAAACTGAGTTCTAGGAACTATAGCATTCCAGGTTTTAAAGGGGAGACCTACTAGAATGTGCATATAAAATTTTGTTCCTGTTGTTTGCAAAATTGAAACCCTTACCATGTGCTGTGATCTCTCGTCTTGAATTGCAACCACTGTTCCGGTTGGAATATGAGTTATCCTAACTGCGCTGTCAGTTGTATTAACAGACTGACCTCCAGAGCCACCTGATCTGTAGGTATCAATTCTCAGGTCCTCATTCCGCAGTTGGACATCAACCTACATTTTCAGAAGAAAGTGATTTTGTTAACTGTTAATCATGCTGGGGATTGCACAGATGAACAAAAGTTGAGTGGGAAAAAAGCCAATCAAAATGCTATATCCAATTCTAACCTCATCAGCTTGAGGAAGAACAGCAACTGATACAGCACTAGTGTGCACCCGTCCAGATTTTTCGGTCACTGGCACTCGCTGCCATGACGGGTTATGTCAAATAATACGAGATCTAAGTAGGTAAATATGATTGACATTATAATTCTGTCCCATCATTGTACCTGAACTCTATGAATGCCGCTCTCAAACTTCAGTTTGCCAAATGCCCCAGGACCTGATATTGTTCCACTAGCTTCCTTCATACAAATGGATAACAACAGGAAATATGTGAATTAGGAGTTTGAGAGGTTCCAAATCTTAAATGGTGGCAACACTTGTGCTACGGTGAAAAAACATGCGCATATATACAAACAAAAGTTGGGAAGCAATGACAAAGGTTGTACCTTGTATCCTTTAACAGCAGACTCCATTATGTCAATGACATCAAATTTCCACCCGTTCTTCTGGGCATACTTTTCGTACCTATAGCGTAGAAGAATCCAGTTTAGTAACATAGATTGAGGATCACGTACATTTTGCTCCGGAGCAAGATAACCTACATTCTGAATATATCCATTGCAAACAAAGATGCCTCTTCTCCTCCAGTTCCTGCAATACAATATCAGTGACAATCAACTATCGCCCAATAACAGAGAAAAATTGGAAAGATGAATTGTGCTCATGAATGCACAGGACAAACTCCAGCTTACCTGCACGCACCTCCAGTATGCAATCCCTCTCATCTGCTTCATCTTTGGGAAGCAAAGCTCTAAACAGTTCATGCTGCAATTGTTTCTCCTCCTCGACAGCCTCAAGTAGCTCTTCTGCTGCCATCTCGCGCATGTCTTTCTCTTCACGGGAATTTGTTACCAAAGATTTCAAACCTTCGATTTCCTACAAACAAACAATGCTTCCTATGAATCTTGATCGTTCACACAGTATGTTGCAGCATGTATAATTTTAAACCATATCACTACCTCCCGTTTCGACCTCAGCCCATTGATCAACTCCATGGTGCTCTCCAGCTTGCGGAACTCCTTGTTAGCCCTAGAGTACTCTTCGGGCAAGGCAGCTGGCTGTCTTCATTAACACCAACTCACATCAAGTCTATTGCAATGAGGCTATTTTATTCTAGCATAGTGATAAATTACTCCATGCTTGTTCATACTCTGAATCATTAAAGACGAGCTCGCCAATCCGAAATTACCTGGTTGATTTGCTCCTGTAGATACGCACTCCTCTGCTCGATCAACTTCATTCTCTGCTCCATCATCGCCACCAGGTTCGCAGGCAGTTGCTGGCTCATCTCTGATGCAAAAAAAAGAGGGCTGAAACGAGATTTCCAGAGTGCTCTGCTCTTCTTGCGGCAGTTCAAACTCTACAAGAAAAGCAACAGAGGGAGCCAGTTCTGAGGTGATACCCACCACACTCATACTAGCGCGCGCGAACTCGAAGTTGAAAGAGGGGAGCAAGTTGCAAGAATTGGAGATGAGAGGTgtgctcaccggcggtggagtAGAGCCGCGGAGGAGGGCAGGGACGCCTCCAGGTCGCCGGGGGCGCCGCTGCGGCAGCGGAAGGGATGCGGCGGAGCCGTCGGAGCGCGGCgaaagctccgccgccgcatcggcGTAGGTGATGCTGCATCACGGGtcacggcagcggcggcggacaggcggcggcggcggcggaagtaAGAACCTACTAGTGCTAGTTGCCTTCGGGTTCGGCCGTTCGAGTTTAGCACTAGAAAGCGCCTATTACCCATGTTTACGTATTTTGCAAAATTCCGCCTTCTGTGGCGCTTGTACACTCACTCGAAAGTGATCATGGGTTTTTTAAGGAAAAGGCCCATTTTTAAGCACAGTTCTCACTCTCCTCTTGAAAAGTGGGCTAGCTTCCTctcaaaagaagaaaaaagaaaaaaggtgGGCATTTGGCTATATTTTATGTGAAAGGACCTGCAGTCTAGTGGTCACAAGAGCTTCAGTAGCATTTTAGGTTCTGGATTCGACTCCCCATAAGAGCACGAGAGCGAATTTTTAGGATTTAACAGTCTTGTGCTTT from Panicum hallii strain FIL2 chromosome 3, PHallii_v3.1, whole genome shotgun sequence encodes:
- the LOC112885062 gene encoding uncharacterized protein LOC112885062 isoform X1, with amino-acid sequence MQHHLRRCGGGAFAALRRLRRIPSAAAAAPPATWRRPCPPPRLYSTAEMSQQLPANLVAMMEQRMKLIEQRSAYLQEQINQPAALPEEYSRANKEFRKLESTMELINGLRSKREEIEGLKSLVTNSREEKDMREMAAEELLEAVEEEKQLQHELFRALLPKDEADERDCILEVRAGTGGEEASLFAMDIFRMYEKYAQKNGWKFDVIDIMESAVKGYKEASGTISGPGAFGKLKFESGIHRVQRVPVTEKSGRVHTSAVSVAVLPQADEVDVQLRNEDLRIDTYRSGGSGGQSVNTTDSAVRITHIPTGTVVAIQDERSQHMNKAKALKVLRARLYEIERQRLHMDRSKLRSEQIGSGDRSERIRTYNFPQGRVTDHRVGITHHSIADVMEGENLDVFIDALLLQEEMDAIASFAA
- the LOC112885062 gene encoding uncharacterized protein LOC112885062 isoform X2: MELINGLRSKREEIEGLKSLVTNSREEKDMREMAAEELLEAVEEEKQLQHELFRALLPKDEADERDCILEVRAGTGGEEASLFAMDIFRMYEKYAQKNGWKFDVIDIMESAVKGYKEASGTISGPGAFGKLKFESGIHRVQRVPVTEKSGRVHTSAVSVAVLPQADEVDVQLRNEDLRIDTYRSGGSGGQSVNTTDSAVRITHIPTGTVVAIQDERSQHMNKAKALKVLRARLYEIERQRLHMDRSKLRSEQIGSGDRSERIRTYNFPQGRVTDHRVGITHHSIADVMEGENLDVFIDALLLQEEMDAIASFAA
- the LOC112885065 gene encoding angiomotin-like — its product is MAAPFRPSPPAPGGCGGDRCASGRDAWPLHHFLHEGVFCRLCSSCVLLYRPSAFCSACLHLLSTSDAAATAPAGDPAVSPPGPTAPCSVCGLSVAHLSCVAGDPASFVCPPCAAAAENRPFSFTPAPPAGGGGRRTLDERDARVLLVAARLAHDSVSRAAAAARELAERRVAEAAAARKRSREMLDAAFRALEAETREAKMRPAPAAQLPKKKAPKSAEANRDKDRLLKLNAMQQPALAFAAAAAAAAAVSSMPLATVPPPREDKKPVKQEAQGSAPPPPPREDRPALFGALQS